Within the Longimicrobium sp. genome, the region CACCACGCGCTGGAGCACCTGGTGCGACCGGACGAAGCACTGCGCGAAATGCTGCGCGTGCTGAAGCCGGGCGCGCGCGCCGTGCTGGTGGTTCCCGCCGAGTCGCCCCGCGAGCGCGGCAAGGACCGCTTTCGTCCCGACGACCTGCACAAGCACCTGTTCTGCTGGAACGCGCAGACTTTCGGCAACCTGGCCACCGCCGTGGGCTTCCGCGTGGAGGAGTGCACCGTGCGGGCGGCGGGCGAGTCGCACTACCTGCTCGCGCTCAAGGGCGTGCCGCCGGTGCACCGCCTGGCCCGCCGGGTGGTGGCGGCCATCCGCGACCGGTACGAGGTCTTCTGCGTGGCGACGGCGCCGTGAACGGAGCCGCCCCCATGCCCATGCCGGCGTTCGCCCCCCCGCCCGGCCGCGCCAGGGTGGCGGCCGAGGGGATCGCCGCCGGCCTGTGGTGGCTGTTCCTGCTCTTCAGCCCCGTCGCCGTGTTCCGCAGCGGCATGCCCCAGCCCGGCGACTGGATCGCGGCGCTGGTGGTGGCGCTGCTGGTGGCGTCGGGGCTGCTGCGGCGCTCGCTGCGCTTTCCCGCCGCGGCGCTGCGGCCCCTCCGGCCGCTGATGGTGTTCGTGGGGTACACGTTCCTCATCACCACCGCCTGGACGGTGTGGCTGGGGCGCGTG harbors:
- a CDS encoding class I SAM-dependent methyltransferase is translated as MSGIENHYTGASGERYFAFRSRGFGTVAQQRHAVKFSGYSRPDAVVLDFGCGPGGVLAELPGREKIGVEINEQSAQLARDRGARVVNSLAAVDDHSVDLCISHHALEHLVRPDEALREMLRVLKPGARAVLVVPAESPRERGKDRFRPDDLHKHLFCWNAQTFGNLATAVGFRVEECTVRAAGESHYLLALKGVPPVHRLARRVVAAIRDRYEVFCVATAP